The segment CTGCCTCTTCAGAAGACAGATTCTGGTGCCCCCCTGTCGCTGGCCTTCAGAAAGTTTTCTAATATCTGAGCTGATTTTCTTCCTGCAGTCTCAGCACATTCTTATTATTTCTACCCTGGGCATCAGAAACAGTTATGACCCTGTTCATATTAATACCTCTAAGCTGGTGCTTTCATCAGGTCAGAAAAACTCcctgtgtttttttcagatggagAGCAGCAACAGCTTCTGGCTAAGGCCCAGCTCAGGACCCAGGTGTGAAAATGAACAGCAGTTCAGGACCAGAGCAGCTCTAGTTCTCGGTGGGAGGTGAAAGGTGATGGTCTCTTCCAGGCGTGAATCTCTGCAGctgctcctttccttctctcagtaCTGTGGTGGTAGTTAATCAAATATATTGTTCCTCTATGCCTCAGAGCAGTGTCTTTCCTCTACAGACTTCCCCTTTCTAATTTTCCTTCAGTCCTTCATCATATTCAGCCTGGAGTGAATATCTCAAAGACTTTATCATCTGAGCCTGTTGGGGTTCTGGGGCAAAGTCCTTCCCTCTGTAACAGAATAAATCCGGTAAAACCAGTGGAGATAGATGAGGGAGCTAACCGTGATGGCCCTGGGTCCCCACTGTGTGGGCAGCTGGAAGTCCCACCATGGTGGGGGGTGATGCTGGAGCCAGCTCCAACATCTGGTGAAGGCTGACCCAGGAGGGAGGAGGACTGGAGACCCCAGATTTGGCAGGTCTCATGCTCTTCTCTCTCAGTTGCAGCATCTCCTGGGGTCTCCCTGTCTGTCAGGCAGGTGGAGAAACCCCCCTGCAGATGAACAGGGGTGGGACACCGTGGTGGCTGATCAGATCAGTGTCCTGCTGAGATGGGAAGGAAGTGGGCCTTGTGTAAATGCCAGGCTGAACTGTGGGCCACCAGCACGTGCCTCAAGTGTAGTTCTCCTACCATAAATAAAAGTAGCACCAATAGCCCGGGAAGATTTTCAGAGGATGAAAGAATAAATGGATAAAGCAattacagaaaaaggcaaattaaagtaTTAGAGCTTGACGGGCTCCttactttttcccctcttctccttgAATTACTTTTCACTCTTCCTTACATCAGATTACAGCCTGGTCATCTGCCAGTGATGACAATCTCACTTGGGCAcctgtcctggctgctgccacACGGTGCTGCCACGCGGGGGGATGCCGTCCGCGTGCCGggggggatggggagggctgTATTTCACCCGATTATCAGCTCCATGCTTTAATTTTCCTGGCACATTGCTGTAACCTGGACGTAGGCTGGGGAttgcaaaaatataaaacaaaactaaagccTAAAAAGCTAGCCGTGTGATAATGAATGAGATACTGCTGACCCGTgggctttctctctcttctagATAATTACAGAGGAATAATTGTATAAATCTTAGTTGgatttcctgctcctttttctCTTGGAAATGGATGGCTCTGTTGTGTTTCTGTTCCCCAGGCTGGAggattgttttaatttaaatgcaactTTACGATGCTTTGCTGCTGTAGcaagtagaattaaaaaaaaccccacaccaaacaacaaagaaagaaaagagagtgaaGCTTTTAGATAACTTATCATTTATCACACTAGCTGGTAACTGCTGTTCTTGTGTCTGAACTGCAGTTTGTTACACTGCCTGAATGCAGTTCCCAGCAAGCTCTTGCCAAAGGCTTTGGATTTCTTCTTTGGCTTTCTCTGGTCCAAGGGCAATACTCCCCAAATTGTCTCTTCCGGTTGATTGACATTTTGGGGGACAGCACGTTGGCAGACCCGGTCACGTTATGGCTGAGGGTGTCTTTATACAGCGGTGACTTCTGTACTCTTCTGTTGCTCCCCTGAGTTTGAGGGATCCCAGCACCTCCCCTCAGCCAGGCGGGCAGAGGCAGGGCTTGCGCCCAGGCTGCTGCAAACAGCGGCTTCTCCATGGGGGTGGTAAAAGACATggtacttggggttttttttctggaatttggTAATTATCTTTGATCTTTTAATATCAGTGTTAAGCAGTTAGGATCCAACACCTACCTTGTACTGGTGTCTCTCACCCAATGTTTCATCACTGTATTAAAtacaatatatttaatatatgttaatatattatatgtattttcATCCTCTGTTTTAGCCCAGCTTCGCAAGTGATTGCACCAACTCCTTACCTCAAAGTATCTCCCTTAAACCCGCTAAAGAAAAACCTTTGGACTTCTTGTAATGTTCCTTATTAAGACTAAGAATTACCGACGCTGCTCCGCAGCCCTGTCCCCCCTCTCAGCACGCGATGTGTTACCCAGAGAGACCTTTTCCCTCGCCCGGGAGGGGAAGACAAATACTGTAATCAGGTGCAGGATGAGCCTGGGGCGTAAAACAGCGTCTCTTCATACAAGATTTGTAGTTGTGGAGTGCTGCTGCGGGCCCTGCTAATCCACTCGCTCCTTATTAGGAACTTCTGGGCAGTTTTACTGCAAACTGCTACTTTTAAGTGGGGCTTGCTCAGGCAGAGGCAGGACAGCAAGTGCAAGAGGAGCCTGGCAAGGCTTTGGCAGCTGGGAAATGCAGAACTGAATTGCAGCTGGGATGCTGGGAGGAGAGAGTAACCCAGAAATGCCAGAGAATGTGGGATTTTGGTGAGCACCAAATGAAATTTGTTTGCAGGCTGGATGCAGACAAGAGCCTGCTCAAATGGCAAGGCTGGCCAAGGGTAATGCTTTCAGCTTCAGCATCCTGAGGATTTTAGGTTCCCAGCAGTGTTTGTTTGTGTGACACTCTTCAGATGAAGCTGCCTTCAGGTTTTGGCACCCAAGGCCATGGCTCAAGGCAAGTCCATTATGTATGGCCTGAATTCCCTGCTTTGGGCTCAGATTAGATTGCATTAAATCCCAGTGTAGGCACTCTTCAGTGTGGTTTAATTCAGTGTATCTTCAGATTCAGCATTAAACTGAATCAAATCAGTGCTGTTCTGATTCTGAATAAGAAAGTGCCTGTGAGAGGCCTTAATATCAGTTTGAGTAACCACTTCGAAGTTACAcctttaattcatttaaatttttaaagtgcTTAAAAGCTTGTCTACACATCATTAGTGAATGCTTTCCTTCTCTAGGATGCTCTATCTGATGGAAAAGAGATTGGATACAGGTTGGGTACGAAAGGGTGGATaaaggttggttggttttgtggtgTTGTCAAGTTTTATTCTAAATTGCTTTAGggtgttttcttgatttttggagtttaaagtttttcattaaagcaaaatgaaatgctAGCATTTCTGGTCTAagcaactgcagaggaaaactttgtatatgtacatatacctATGAATGTAAAATCTCTAAAAGCAGATACCACAATTTTTTGAAGCATTTGATTCTAAGTTTATTTCTTGATTGTGAGGAGCATAAACAAGTTTTCTAAACACACAGAGGCCCCTAAACTGTGCTTTTTACCTCTCTCATAAAGATGAAACTTTTGATATTTCCATGCACCAAAAAGGCTaagaaagtctttttaaaaaccaaactctTCATAATCCTTTCACAGGCTTCTGTTCTGCAAAACTTACCGTCTAATCAATATGACCAGATTCTACTTAATTAACAACATTGAACCAAAAAGCCAGGATCATCCCAGACTGGGTGGTAACTCTCTGCAGATGCCTGAGGGAAACTTCTGCTGATGGGAGGCATCACAGCTCCCACTGCCACTCCTGAACAGACACACCAAAGGCTGTAATTTCTTGTTTCCTAACAATATTCTCTCTGCATCTGCAGCTGAAGTTCTGGCTGTGAAACATCCAGAACCTGTTCATTGCCTTTAAAAGATAACTGTAGAATAGATAACAACATGTAGAACataagtctgtgtgtgtgtctgaataAGGAAAAGCTTCTTATATAATCCATTAGCAAGCTGCTGGTCTGCAGTTTCTTGGTAATGAGATAAAGAGCAGGCATGGAACACCTTTCCCACAGTAGCTGCGAATGCTCCCATGTGTTCTTCCCTCTTAAGTTGTATTTGCTTGTTGCTGCTGGTGGAATAACATCCCATTAGTaaggaaaacctgaagaagcCACGAAGGGCAGCAGTGTCCAGGACTGAGGGCCTTGAAGGAACTGCACCGGGGCTcctttttggggaggggaggataAAACAAGGTATAAAGTGCAGATCCCAGGCAGAGGAACCCCCTCCTGACCTGCTGCTAAAGCTCTCCAAGAGGAAAGACTTTTCTGTATCTTCTGACCCAGCAACCTGGTTAGATCCAAAGCCTTCTTCAGAGCTCAAAGCATTCCCTCTCCATTCCATTCTAACCGGTGAAGCTGTCAGGCCCagttgattatttcttttctttcactactCCTTTTCTGGAGGAGTTCATGTATTTAAAAGCTATGTTGTCTTATTTACTACAGAAACAAGGACACTTCAACTAAAGATGAATGCTACGTGTGAAGGGAAGGAAGACCAAAGTCTGTTTAGTGAAGAATCTCTTCCTCTACCTTTCCTTAAATCCCTCTATTTCTTTTTAGCCCCCATGACTAGCTGCCTCTTCACTCAGAATATCTGCTGTTTCCGTAGGGAGTCTCTTGGCCAGGAGCATGTTCTTTCCTTCAAGCAACAAACCAGAGAATTGAGCGAAAGAGCATCTCTAGAAAatggtttttctctttccttgacCTGGACTCAAATTGCATGCCACAGGCTCCTGAAGGCAGTTCCCCTTCCAGCCTTCTCTTTCCCGTTCCCTGTCCCTAGTCTGGGTCCTTGCCTCCTTGCTCAGTTTGGATCCAATTCTGCTCTAGTTTAGCTGAGCCTGGAAGCAGTGCCTACAGCTTTAGAGCTGGGGATGCACTTCAAGGTTACAGCCTGCTACCTCCTCTGGGACAAGGAACTTGCTGGCCTGCTGTGGCTGTAGGAGTAGTTCTGGCTGTTAGAGCTCCACAGTAAACCAagcactgatacagagaaatgattacttgttttgagacttatttacttatagaaaactgcttaacAACTTATTTACtcacttatagcaacttatagtattacttatagtatttctgaatattgctaagaatcctgcttgcccagactctTCTGTGGGATTTtgccaaggactgctgtgtccatcaaaacaaagcagtttactgcgaaaatctaccaagaactgcagtgttcagcaaaatatcatgtttttgtccttgggaaacagatgtgctctgactagttgggtcttggtaatgagtaaagatggtcatatacggatggtagaagttccattggttctcttagataagatagaatgagtaaactggctgaaaaccactcttgttattcaagaaattggccaagagaaactgcacatgctccgaggaaaagtacagggtgaggaggactgtgagccttcctctcaaagacccctgaagacgccccccaggaggaaatgcgcaggtgcaaagagaacacaaactgctgacaccagcctctagagctaacccagccttactcatgcatatgtatgtttgtgttatgtaatcaatgaatatgtatatccagaGTCGATAAGTTTCTAGTAAAATGTGCTGTtagggtgcaagctttgtggggAAATCCCCTCGCACCccagcgctggagtaaacatacctgctgcataactctctgagttgaatagagtctgtttccgcgaatcacTGTCCCCAAGACCTCTGGCCCCCTGTGACCAGTGGCCCCTTCTCCCACCgcaccctccccctcctctccgaCCAGGCTCGGGGTCACCCCTcagagtgactctttccctttgtgcccgacttggctgcctgcagcctcattttcaGGTGCTGGGCATGGAATCCTTGTCTTGGACAGGAGACAGAATGGAACTGAAGCGTCGTGAGCTGTGAAACTTGGGAATTTTATTCAACAACTAAGACAGCATTTTTTTGTGCAGTCGGAGGAGCATGGGCAGGACCGAGAAGGCTGTTGACGCTGAGGCTGCCGTTGGCTCAGCAGTCAGAGCCCTTGCAGGAGGCGGTCATGGtgcactgcagcctgcactggATCCTGTCCATCCTGGTGCTCAGGCCTTCCCTCAGGTTCTGCATGAGCTCCTGCAACCAAGTAAAGAGTTCCACCAACTTCTGCACTagaagggggaaggagctgaACCCGCCTGATTGTGTTGGTGTTGGCCTTGGCGTCTGAAGGGGGGTTGAGGGGAAggctggccgtggcgttggagcaGCCGTTactgctgggctcagccccatcTGTTCTAGGATCCAGTCgtaaaagtgctgagtggaggtgtagattcCCAGCCGTTTTGCTCTCgtacagcctctcccccagctggtcaccccaaccagccagaagtggtcagcactgttgtctttgcagacgagaggagcaccgctgtcaccctgcagtggaggagagagggtcaaggtggtgtcgggtggccgctggcagcactagggccggctccttctctctgtcagCACCCCCCAGAGCTGTATgcgctgcacagagaggctctgctcaggtgctgggggCGACAGGACCTTGTCTGAGAGGGGGTCATGGGCCCATGGGGTAGGACTCGTGCTCCTCTCGTGCTCCACCCAGCAATGCTGGCTGGGTGCAAGAGGGATGTTCCAGGGCTGGGACCTGGACCTCGGTGCTGCCAGGAgtgctggatgggctttctgggcagagtcccaGGCCTCTGGGacagtggggccctgggcaagggcctgcagctggggaaggggaggtgagccccgccagcggcggggacccagcggtgggagggcgactggcCAGGCAAAGCCCGCGCCAGGGTGTttgggcggctgtgccggggctgcctgtgccgctgggtgctgccttgtcgcaggctcctacctggcaggtgtcgatgccgccctgcagGTAGCCAGcacacaggttgtgggggtggacggccccttgGTAcgaccggctgctgttgcagaggttgaggtcgatgaggtggaccttggcctcctgcagaaCATCCGTTGGTCCTTCAGCTGTGAGCAGAGAAAGGAATTAACGCCcggcagctcgttgccaggtctcctgccctgtctgggtgaacccttccctggggcttggctttgcaccggcgttgcccttctgtctcgccgtgggccctgggccaggcccatctctccaTGGGCACACGTCCCCGCAGCCGCGCTCTGGCTCttgcctctgctgtcaggaagcccagcccgcctcccccgtgtgccgaGCTCGCACTTGGGACGCGAGCGCTCTTTGGGAACTCACCTCTCGctgtcgtggacccccagccactGATGTAGCAGGTTGTCAGTTCTGACACTTTCAGcgaggcgtcgggcacgcaggcgaGTTGTATGGAGttgctgcactggacaggctggtccaactccagcagcgcaatgtcgttcctCTGCGAGATGCTGCTGTAATCCTCGTGAACCAGCAGCCGTTTaatattgcgcacttgggcctccgggccCAGCTGAGTCAAGCGGGTGGCCCCAACCACCACGCGCCACgtggtgatgtgcctggaaggcagagggggagagggctcagagggagaggaaccacgtgctgcagcagcccagcagttccctgccctttgcttcacgcaggggagaggaaagcagtgctatGGAGGGCGCGACTGCCCCTGCATGCCTTGGGCTCAAGGCGTGtcaagctggaggctgctagaaagccgtggcaggagcccaacTCTCTCCTGAGCAGCGTCTCAgccgggctctgcagtgcccaggcactgggcataccgcaaggaaaggggacgggagtagcacgtggtgctgcgggTGGGGCATCCGCGAGTGCCAGGGCctgttcctggccctccttacctggccttggtgaagcagtgggctgctgtgaggacccactgtgggctgatgagggaccctccaCACACATGTCCCGTGCCTCTTCTCCAGGGAccctggatgctcacgatccagggccaggcccctggctgggcatCTGTACCCCCCACCACGTGCGAGGTGCCATCGTCAGCAGCCGTGGGCcggagcccgcaggtcctgtaaccagaaactcatcaccatcCTGCTCGacggctcgctgctgtcccggctgaaggtcagccgtctgccctccccacgaggcactgcatggacagcgaggccagagagccccgtggggcaggcgggcggccgcccccatTTCTGCTGGAGCCccgcaggcgagttgtgccagcagcccgggtgctgcaaggagccgaggctcccgcgtggggctggggaagccgtggtgtggccacgggggacaagcgggcaccctccagggaaccccatcaggttgcccaagctccctcccagagcctcggccacttacCTACaactgtcccaggcgccgtgcgcaggccagcacagggccagcaggatgaggagacGGAGCAGATGCATCGCTGCCagcggcatgtgccagctgccagaaccgagggcttgttgccaccagtgcagcagccaacagagtgcccgcagggctcgcggtGCCCACGGTGCCCACGGCAACGGGGCTGATGTCACAGAGTCGCTGGTTCCAggggctgggcacggtggtctctaggggcgggggggggaaaacatgggggtttccaagcagcaggggaagcagaagctgggatcggacacccccgacagacccagctgaatgctctgcttgcgggacggggtgtgcaggccccgtggcaggcagcagcgcccggccccagcactgcctgccagcggcgagcaggaaaaaacccagtgtggcaccacagcctcttggGGGAGTTCACCgcccccctgctctccgcagccctctgccaccaggtccttctcAAAACTCGTACACCGGAGAACAGAACTGCTACAGACAGCAGCACACGCGTGTGTGTGGCAAAGCCCATCTGGTTCCAGCCGCGCAAGCACGCAGGGATGTGCAGCCACCTCAGCCCACCAGAGCCGAGCAGTGTCACCCTTCCCGCACAGAGCAcagggcagcacagaggcagcaccGGCCACGTCAGCCCCAGCAACACCCTCTGGCAGGCGCCGTGTCCTCACTCTCCAGCAGTTGTCTCGCTGTTCTGGGCCAACACggacaagggcggttgtggcccCTGGTGTGCGTGGCCAAGGACAGGCAGCTGCAAGCTCCAGGCAgaggaggctgctcctgctctcagccccacgtGCCATTCTCCATGGccttgggaaatgctgcagcagcctcagctccTCAGTCTGCCTCCTACGGCCGACGGCAGAGCCGTGCTCACGTGCGGGATGCAGGGCAGTCGTGGCAGAGAAGCAGGAGGCAGCCGCCTGCGTTGCGCTTGCTGATCAGGGCCGCTCCCTGGAGGGGCGAGAGCAGTGGCTTGAAGCGTGGCAGCctcaaagctggtgaagggtgcgggagctccctgctgccatcctggcttgtgtggacagacgtcaggcacacagctgagcgcccgCCCAGCCTGGTCCCGAGGGTGCCAGGGCAGGCTCCCACTGAAAGCGGAATAGCTGCTGTCAAAGCCCttgaggcaccagggctgggccccagaGAAACAGGACTCGaggctgctttgttttggggaagttGACCTGAAGGTGAGGCCCCAGATCTGCTTCGAGAGAGCAGGCAGAAGGCGGCCTGAGAGAAGACGACTCGTCCTCTGTGGCTCTTCTGGTCAGCCAGACCCTAATCACAGTTGTCTTTAAGCCCGGCCTGCCACTCAAAGCCTATTTGGAGCCCAGCTGGATACCAGATTGCCAGCCAGAGGCAACGCAGAGCCCGCCTAGACCACACgtcagccagccagagcctactcacagccctcttggacctcagctggccagccagagcctactcagagcCCTTGTGGCCTGCAGCCCAACTGCCAGAGCCTACTTGGAGCCGAtgttgtaagagtcggtcagaagatcagcattgtctcaacattgtcatcagggacatggacaggaaggtacccgacaatggcctgtttggaacacagttgccaatcccaagagtggaatgaggctcctgaatacagaactgtgcgGCACAGTGagcgctgtgctgttctcctgagcactgaggcgtgtggtacagagtgctgtgctattgttcggtacctgagcCTAACCAGAGCTGAccgcatagccactgtcaaaaaagatgggttgcaactgttgccataacatcaatgaagaaatcatgaactttaggcGAACTTTGCTTTATtgtaataccaaaacacacctcctggttgaaggctgcCCGCCTCTAAGACTGACCACGCCTTGGACACTCCCCCTCGTGCATGCGCAGTAGCCTCattcgagaagggcggagatccctgatgcagaggtggagcaaggtgtgtcactaagcataaaagatgacttctggacaacgaaaattcaAAGCTTCCCCACCGAGCATCATGGCGACCGACGATGGAGCACTACCTGACCCAGGACCATTAGGACatcttgagatcagcggtggtagctataacctccccttctcttctttttaaactttacttttcccctttctttcacccatctctagcttcacaggcaacacaacacagtttcactgtttgattgatgctatcccctttggtgttggtcaccttaattttgcactttcgagatcgtagcaaacgaaccatcacaagtccaccgagtggaccgtgacagatGTGGACACAAAAGTTGGCCAGCCAGATCAAAATTGGAGTTGTCTTTGAGCCCGGCCTGCCACCCTGAGAGAGCCAGTTGGGTACTAGCTGGCCAGACAGAGACAATGTTGAGCCTGCCTAGACCGCTggttgatacaaggaaatgatcacctgctttgcaacttacttacttatagcaacttataatgatttctgaatattgtttaataatcctgcttgccctgactgttctgtggaagtttaccaaggactactgtgtccatcaaagcAAAGccgttttctgtggaaacttatcAAGAATTAgcatgttcagcaaaaataagagacatgtccttggaaagcagatgggttctaactagtTCAGTCTTTATAGTGAATAGATaaccatatatggacggtagaaactGATATACTGgggcttttagataagatagagaagATAACagctcttgttgttcaagaaagtggctaagagaatctgcgcgtgctccgaggaaaagtacaaggtgaggaggactgtgagccttcctcccaaagatccctgagatgccccccaggaggcaatgcgcaggtgcaaagagaacacaaactgctgacaccagcctctagagctaacccagcctcacttatgcatatggatatttgtgttatgtaatcaatgaatatgtatatccacactctagaagtttctggtaaaatgtgctgttggggtgcaagctttgtggagaaatccccttgcaccccggcgccggagtaaacatacctgctgtataactctattcgagttgtagagtctgttttctgcaagtcagcaCCCCCTCCCTTTGGGGGTCACATATGATACCTGGTGCACACAGCCAGACACCTTGCATGGGGTGTCAGGTGGAATTGCCCTTGACTTTAGGGAGCTGAAGGACAATACAGATTTTGGTAGAAGTGCGCAGCTTTTGCATGCTGGTATCTGCTTCAGTTTCCCCATGGTTCTTCAGCAGTTTTGGGGATTCTGTGTTTTTGTGGGGCCACCCAGCTCTAGGGCAGCCTTTGCTTCCCAGCCCATGGCATCTCAGGAGTCTAATGCCTCCAGTTCCGATAGCATCACCCGTAGGAGGTGTCTCCCAACTACTCCAtcaaatttccctttttctctcccctctccactTGACTGGTAATTTAGCTTTAAAACGGATACTAACATCTCATTCCTTTGTTTGGTTCTGGGGATATTGTGGCTTCGTATCCTTCTGGTGTTGGGATCCTTCCTGCCCAACTACCATCCTTCATGTCAGCAGTGACCTGCTAGGGCAGAGTCATTACAAATTTAATGCTGCATTTTCTATGATCTGTAGCTTCCTTCAGGCAATGGTTTTAACAGGGTCTCTGCCAGCCTGTGACTGATGTGTTGCTCCACAGAAGCTGGAGGGATGCATGGATTTCCTCGAGCAGAGTGCCCTCGCTTGTCCCTCCTTGGCTGCACATCTGAAGTGACGTGAAGCTGCAGGGAAGTGATTTTCCTTGTGCTCTCCAGCAACCAGTGGAGACACAAAAAGCTCTTAAGAGAGTTTGGAGATGTGAAGGAGCATCTGATAGATGTGACGGTTTCCAAGTACCGTGAGCCTGACACCACTTTGTTAGAGGAGTTAAGAGGAAGGGCAGAGCCTGAGCTATCAGCTGTGATCAAAGATGTGACCTGGGGTGGACCAGCATCTGCTTTAGACAGATATTCAGGAAGGCGTGGGGAGAAATCCACCCACTGCCAGGTTCTCTGTGGCAGCTTTCCCATCTCTCATTACCAGATTCATCATCATCGGAGTCTAGTGATGAGGAAGGCAGATGAGAcctaaaagtaattatttcaaaaaatcTGGGGAACGCTGCCCTTTGGGAGTCTGTCATACAGTTGAGCTACATGATGCTACAGAACTTGGTCCTTTAATTTCTACTTCCCTGGGACAAATATATAaaggctggagctggtgggaaagAAGGTTTCTCTGTTTCATCTTGCAGCCATCCTTGAGCCCCCT is part of the Strix aluco isolate bStrAlu1 chromosome 6, bStrAlu1.hap1, whole genome shotgun sequence genome and harbors:
- the LOC141925543 gene encoding acrosin-like, whose product is MHLLRLLILLALCWPAHGAWDSCRTCGLRPTAADDGTSHVVGGTDAQPGAWPWIVSIQGPWRRGTGHVCGGSLISPQWVLTAAHCFTKARHITTWRVVVGATRLTQLGPEAQVRNIKRLLVHEDYSSISQRNDIALLELDQPVQCSNSIQLACVPDASLKVSELTTCYISGWGSTTARAEGPTDVLQEAKVHLIDLNLCNSSRSYQGAVHPHNLCAGYLQGGIDTCQGDSGAPLVCKDNSADHFWLVGVTSWGRGCTRAKRLGIYTSTQHFYDWILEQMGLSPAVTAAPTPRPAFPSTPLQTPRPTPTQSGGFSSFPLLVQKLVELFTWLQELMQNLREGLSTRMDRIQCRLQCTMTASCKGSDC